In Synechococcus sp. UW69, a single genomic region encodes these proteins:
- a CDS encoding triacylglycerol lipase, which produces MTTPLVLVHGLWDTPRLFHRLIQELDQPDRPLLAPHLPHGLGWVPLRQLASRLDQHIQERFGSDTEVDLLGFSMGGVIGRIWLQELGGVQRTRRFFSVGSPQQGTLAAQLVPRPLLAGAADMKVGSRLLRQLNGQPKALAGIECCSFFCRWDLMVCPGWRAVLPMGRREGLPVWTHQQLISHPAALRRLCSTLRD; this is translated from the coding sequence GTGACCACTCCCCTCGTGTTGGTGCATGGTCTCTGGGACACGCCCCGCCTCTTTCACCGCCTGATTCAGGAGCTTGACCAGCCGGATCGACCGTTGCTTGCGCCGCACCTTCCCCATGGTCTGGGGTGGGTCCCCTTACGTCAGTTGGCGTCTCGCTTGGATCAGCACATTCAGGAGCGCTTCGGTTCAGACACCGAAGTTGATCTTCTGGGGTTCTCGATGGGGGGAGTGATCGGGAGGATCTGGTTGCAGGAGCTGGGGGGGGTGCAGCGCACCAGGCGCTTCTTCAGCGTGGGCAGTCCACAGCAGGGCACCCTTGCCGCCCAGCTGGTGCCCCGCCCGCTACTGGCCGGCGCTGCAGACATGAAAGTGGGCAGTCGCCTGTTACGGCAACTGAATGGACAGCCCAAGGCCCTGGCTGGTATCGAGTGCTGCAGCTTCTTTTGCCGCTGGGATCTGATGGTGTGTCCAGGCTGGAGGGCCGTTCTGCCGATGGGTCGTCGCGAGGGCCTCCCCGTTTGGACCCATCAGCAGTTGATTAGCCATCCCGCCGCCCTTCGACGGCTTTGCAGCACGTTGCGCGACTGA
- a CDS encoding DUF2605 family protein, which yields MGETRGHHVGESTNRDAGALLDELLASLLDDFEHWFQRGEELLQACPDAVMSHQERQSMERRLQEGMKAIAATRALVAASTQPMAVSMEVMNPWHGLVTEVWALAAKLGSSRSPQAPS from the coding sequence ATGGGCGAGACCCGAGGGCATCACGTGGGCGAGTCAACCAATCGGGACGCCGGTGCTCTGCTGGACGAGCTGCTGGCTTCCCTTCTCGATGACTTCGAGCACTGGTTTCAGCGCGGGGAGGAGCTTCTCCAGGCCTGTCCGGATGCGGTGATGTCGCACCAGGAGCGTCAGAGCATGGAGCGGCGACTGCAGGAGGGAATGAAGGCCATTGCTGCCACACGTGCCCTGGTGGCTGCCTCAACACAGCCCATGGCCGTTTCCATGGAGGTCATGAACCCCTGGCACGGTTTGGTCACGGAGGTGTGGGCATTGGCCGCGAAGCTGGGTTCCTCCCGTTCTCCTCAGGCACCCAGCTGA
- a CDS encoding glycoside hydrolase family 104 protein: MVLCAGASQPPQSTPDLLTDIGPSSRASLSSGNEGGRYELTPERRALLNTIRYAEGTWKDGEDKGYQIMYGGGQFQDLSRHPERVIVKRYTSAAAGAYQFLPKTWKGVAQELRLSSFEPRHQDQAALHLAERRGALDEIDRQGLTKDAMAKLAPEWASFPTKAGHSAYGQPVKSHQELASFYSSNLRQLRSQLGA; the protein is encoded by the coding sequence ATGGTTCTTTGCGCAGGAGCATCACAGCCCCCCCAAAGCACCCCAGATCTCCTGACAGATATCGGCCCCAGCAGTCGCGCCTCCCTGTCGTCAGGTAACGAGGGAGGCCGCTACGAGTTAACGCCTGAGCGACGCGCATTGCTCAACACCATCCGCTACGCCGAAGGCACCTGGAAAGACGGTGAAGACAAGGGCTACCAAATCATGTACGGGGGAGGTCAGTTCCAGGACCTCTCCCGTCATCCAGAGCGGGTGATCGTGAAGCGCTACACCAGCGCCGCTGCGGGTGCTTATCAGTTCCTGCCCAAGACCTGGAAAGGTGTAGCCCAGGAACTCAGGCTGTCCAGCTTCGAACCCAGGCACCAAGATCAGGCCGCACTACATCTCGCGGAGCGACGGGGTGCTCTGGATGAGATTGATCGGCAGGGTCTTACCAAGGACGCCATGGCAAAGCTGGCACCCGAATGGGCATCCTTCCCAACCAAAGCCGGTCACTCCGCCTACGGGCAACCGGTGAAGAGTCATCAGGAGCTGGCAAGCTTTTACAGCAGCAACCTGCGCCAGCTGAGAAGTCAGCTGGGTGCCTGA
- a CDS encoding DUF1824 family protein, with protein MTESPVNNLADLARLRGAPELLPQTRDQLRQELNQAMATAHWFTIGVMAPSMDQALSALRNLEQSQQWDSMELVDSPEGPGPVFLKANQRGGTIRIRIEHGLGEGILISGHGEDETTQSTTWGPLPLDFFS; from the coding sequence ATGACGGAGTCCCCTGTGAACAACCTGGCCGATCTCGCGCGTTTGCGTGGAGCACCAGAGCTGCTTCCTCAGACCAGAGATCAGCTCCGCCAAGAGCTCAACCAGGCGATGGCCACCGCCCATTGGTTCACCATTGGCGTCATGGCCCCCTCCATGGATCAGGCGCTCTCAGCGCTGCGCAATCTGGAGCAAAGCCAACAGTGGGACTCCATGGAGCTTGTCGACAGCCCGGAGGGACCGGGTCCTGTTTTTCTGAAAGCCAACCAGAGGGGGGGGACAATCCGGATTCGGATCGAGCACGGCCTCGGCGAAGGAATTCTGATCAGTGGGCACGGCGAGGACGAAACCACGCAAAGCACCACCTGGGGACCACTTCCACTGGACTTCTTCTCCTGA
- the trpS gene encoding tryptophan--tRNA ligase produces MNRPRVLSGVQPTGALHLGNWLGAIRNWVDLQESHDTFVCVVDLHAITVPHDPSRLAEDTRSTAALYLACGMDPKRCSVFVQSQVAAHSELCWLLNCVTPLNWLERMIQFKEKAVKQGDNVSVGLLDYPVLMAADILLYDADLVPVGEDQKQHLELARDIAQQRINARFGDKETPVLKVPKPLILKEGARVMSLTDGRSKMSKSDPNEGSRITLLDPPELITKKIKRAKTDPLRGLEFDNPDRPETDNLLGLYAILSGKGRDQAASECAEMGWGQFKPMLAEATVNALEPIQVRYRELMSDPAELDQVLSTGREKAETVANATLERVREALGFARRA; encoded by the coding sequence ATGAACCGGCCAAGGGTTCTTTCTGGGGTGCAACCGACAGGAGCGCTGCACCTCGGCAATTGGCTTGGTGCCATCCGCAACTGGGTTGACCTGCAGGAGAGCCACGACACCTTCGTCTGTGTGGTGGATCTCCACGCCATCACCGTTCCCCATGACCCCAGCCGTCTGGCTGAGGACACCCGCTCCACGGCTGCGCTCTACCTGGCCTGCGGCATGGACCCCAAGCGCTGCTCGGTGTTTGTGCAGAGCCAGGTGGCAGCCCACAGTGAACTCTGCTGGCTCCTGAATTGCGTCACACCGCTCAATTGGCTGGAACGGATGATCCAGTTCAAGGAAAAGGCGGTGAAGCAAGGGGACAACGTGTCCGTGGGTCTGCTGGACTACCCGGTTCTGATGGCCGCCGACATCCTTCTCTATGACGCTGACCTTGTGCCCGTCGGTGAAGACCAAAAGCAGCACTTAGAACTGGCGCGTGACATCGCTCAGCAGCGCATCAATGCCCGTTTCGGTGACAAGGAAACGCCTGTACTCAAGGTTCCGAAACCTCTGATCCTCAAGGAGGGCGCTCGGGTCATGAGCCTGACTGATGGTCGCAGCAAGATGAGCAAGAGCGATCCGAATGAGGGAAGTCGCATCACGCTGCTGGACCCTCCAGAGCTGATCACCAAAAAGATAAAACGCGCCAAAACAGACCCCCTGCGGGGACTTGAATTCGACAACCCGGATCGACCGGAAACTGACAACCTCTTGGGGCTTTACGCGATCCTCAGCGGCAAGGGACGGGATCAGGCCGCCAGCGAATGCGCCGAGATGGGATGGGGGCAGTTCAAACCGATGCTGGCCGAAGCCACAGTGAACGCCCTGGAGCCCATCCAGGTGCGCTATCGCGAGCTGATGAGCGACCCCGCGGAGCTCGACCAGGTGCTGAGCACGGGACGCGAAAAAGCCGAAACCGTGGCCAACGCCACGTTGGAGCGGGTTCGAGAGGCCCTGGGCTTTGCCCGACGAGCCTGA
- a CDS encoding M3 family metallopeptidase, with protein MTTSISPLLRGKGLPEFQAISPELVSQDIPVLLEQLDRAFSELEKSLESALAGPSRLSWDAVMQPLQAIGERLRWSWGVVSHLNGVCNSPELRDAHATQQPDVVRLSNRLGQSQILHRALESLQSSPADPLNATQQRILKSELLSMQQRGVGLSGDEKAAFNRTSERLAALSTQFGNHVLDATQQWTLKLTQPNEVEGLPQRALEALAAAAREAGDAEASAESGPWLLGLDMPRYLPFLTHAKNRALREQAYRAHVGRASEGELDNRALIEEILTLRREQAARLGYAHWADLSLSAKMADDVPAVEALLEELRAAAYPAAEQELRDLQAIAREHQAPEADDLAPWDVAYWSERLRQSRFDLDQEALRPWFPLPKVLDGLFSLCSRLFDVEIVAADGEAPIWNDDVRFFRVKRSDGTPIAGFYLDPYSRPASKRGGAWMDECLGLKKQPDGSVVLPVAYLICNQTPPVGDTPSLMSFEEVETLFHEFGHGLQHMLTTVEEPEAAGISNVEWDAVELPSQFMENWCLDHATLMGMARHWQTGEPLPEAEFNKLRSSRTFNAGLATLRQVHFALSDLRLHSKWTPELGVTPDALRREIAATTTVMAPIPEDQFLCSFGHIFAGGYSAGYYSYKWAEVLSADAFSAFEEVGLDHEDRVRETGARFRDTVLSLGGSRSPSEVFEAFRGRSASTEALIRHSGLVAAA; from the coding sequence ATGACGACCTCTATTTCCCCCCTCCTTCGCGGCAAAGGGCTACCCGAGTTTCAGGCCATTTCGCCAGAGCTGGTCAGCCAAGACATTCCTGTTCTCCTCGAACAGCTCGATCGAGCCTTCAGTGAGCTTGAGAAATCTCTGGAATCAGCCTTAGCGGGCCCGTCCCGACTCTCCTGGGACGCGGTCATGCAGCCGCTTCAGGCCATCGGCGAACGGCTGCGGTGGAGCTGGGGTGTGGTGTCTCACCTCAATGGCGTCTGCAATTCTCCCGAGCTACGCGATGCCCATGCCACCCAGCAGCCCGATGTTGTGCGTCTCAGCAACCGCCTGGGGCAAAGCCAGATTCTTCATCGGGCCCTGGAATCACTGCAAAGCAGTCCTGCCGATCCGCTGAACGCAACCCAACAGAGGATTCTGAAATCAGAGTTGCTGTCGATGCAGCAGCGCGGGGTTGGCCTCAGTGGCGATGAGAAAGCAGCTTTCAACCGCACCAGTGAGCGTCTGGCCGCACTCTCCACCCAGTTCGGAAACCACGTCCTCGATGCCACGCAGCAGTGGACCCTGAAGCTCACCCAACCCAACGAGGTGGAAGGCCTGCCGCAAAGGGCTTTGGAAGCGCTGGCCGCAGCAGCGCGTGAGGCAGGGGACGCTGAGGCTTCCGCTGAATCCGGCCCCTGGCTGCTCGGGCTGGACATGCCCCGCTACCTGCCGTTCCTGACCCATGCCAAAAACCGTGCCCTGCGAGAACAGGCCTATCGCGCTCACGTGGGTCGAGCAAGCGAGGGAGAACTCGATAACCGTGCGTTGATTGAAGAAATCCTGACCCTGAGGAGAGAACAAGCCGCTCGCCTGGGCTATGCCCACTGGGCTGATCTCAGCCTCAGCGCCAAAATGGCCGATGACGTGCCGGCGGTCGAAGCACTCCTGGAAGAACTCCGCGCTGCGGCCTATCCAGCAGCGGAGCAGGAACTGCGGGATCTCCAAGCCATCGCCAGGGAACACCAAGCCCCGGAAGCCGATGACTTGGCCCCCTGGGATGTCGCGTACTGGTCAGAGCGACTGCGCCAATCCCGTTTCGACTTAGATCAAGAAGCTCTGCGCCCCTGGTTCCCGCTGCCGAAGGTTCTCGACGGTCTGTTCAGCCTCTGCTCACGGCTGTTTGACGTGGAGATTGTCGCCGCCGATGGCGAGGCACCGATCTGGAACGACGATGTTCGCTTCTTCCGGGTGAAACGCTCGGATGGCACACCGATCGCTGGCTTCTACCTGGACCCCTACAGCCGGCCGGCGAGCAAACGCGGTGGGGCCTGGATGGATGAATGCCTCGGCCTGAAGAAGCAACCGGATGGATCGGTGGTGCTGCCGGTGGCCTATCTGATCTGCAACCAGACTCCACCTGTCGGAGACACCCCCAGCCTGATGAGCTTCGAGGAGGTGGAGACCCTCTTCCATGAATTCGGCCATGGTCTCCAGCACATGCTCACCACCGTTGAAGAACCGGAAGCCGCCGGCATCAGCAACGTGGAATGGGATGCCGTTGAACTCCCCAGCCAGTTCATGGAGAACTGGTGCCTCGATCACGCCACATTGATGGGCATGGCGCGCCACTGGCAGACCGGTGAACCTCTGCCTGAGGCTGAATTCAACAAGCTACGTAGCAGTCGCACCTTCAATGCGGGACTGGCCACCCTCCGGCAGGTTCACTTCGCCCTCAGTGACCTTCGCCTCCACAGCAAGTGGACTCCGGAGCTCGGCGTTACGCCCGACGCGCTGCGCCGTGAGATCGCCGCGACCACCACAGTGATGGCTCCGATCCCAGAGGATCAATTCCTCTGTTCCTTCGGCCATATTTTTGCGGGCGGTTATTCAGCCGGGTACTACTCCTACAAATGGGCTGAAGTGCTGAGTGCGGATGCCTTCTCAGCATTTGAGGAGGTGGGTCTGGATCATGAGGATCGGGTTCGTGAAACCGGAGCTCGCTTCCGCGACACCGTGCTCAGCCTGGGTGGTAGCCGCTCCCCTTCGGAAGTCTTCGAAGCATTCCGCGGCCGCTCTGCAAGCACCGAGGCGCTGATTCGCCATTCCGGCCTGGTTGCCGCGGCCTGA
- a CDS encoding ROK family protein, with amino-acid sequence MATPTLLAGDMGGTKTLLALYESDGSQLRLLHQQHFRSGEWSSLEPMLGSFLNDRPADLAAPAHACIAVAGPVRQREARITNLPWRLREADLAHAAGLERLELVNDFGVLIYGLPHFNDSQQVILQNGEQDHGPLAILGAGTGLGMARGLRTEQGLVAVASEGGHREFAPRNEAEWNLACWLKQDLGVSRLSIERIVSGTGLGHVAHWLLQKPDAGMHPLRSVAEAWRRNSPNDLPAQVSLAAEEGDPLMQRALQLWLEAYGSAAGDLALQELCTGGLWVGGGTASKQLKGLRSENFLNAMRDKGRFRELIEGLRVTAVIDPDAGLFSAACRAQMLAESGGTLA; translated from the coding sequence ATGGCCACCCCCACACTCCTTGCAGGGGACATGGGAGGCACCAAGACCCTGCTTGCTCTTTACGAGAGTGACGGGAGTCAGCTTCGCCTGCTGCATCAGCAGCACTTCCGCTCCGGGGAATGGTCTTCTCTCGAGCCGATGCTCGGCAGCTTCCTCAACGATCGTCCAGCCGATCTTGCTGCTCCTGCTCATGCCTGCATCGCCGTCGCCGGTCCGGTACGTCAAAGGGAGGCTCGGATTACCAATCTGCCCTGGCGACTCCGGGAGGCCGACCTGGCTCATGCGGCGGGATTGGAACGTCTCGAGCTGGTCAACGACTTCGGCGTGCTGATTTACGGACTGCCCCACTTCAATGACAGCCAGCAAGTGATCCTTCAAAACGGTGAACAGGATCATGGCCCCCTGGCGATTCTTGGTGCCGGCACCGGTCTTGGTATGGCACGGGGACTGCGGACCGAACAGGGCTTGGTGGCAGTGGCAAGCGAGGGAGGGCACCGCGAGTTCGCCCCGCGCAATGAAGCGGAATGGAACCTGGCCTGTTGGCTCAAACAGGATCTAGGCGTCAGCAGGCTGTCGATCGAGCGCATCGTGAGTGGCACCGGCCTGGGGCATGTGGCCCACTGGCTGCTTCAAAAACCCGATGCCGGAATGCACCCCCTGCGCAGCGTTGCCGAAGCCTGGCGACGCAACAGCCCCAACGATCTTCCAGCACAGGTGAGCCTCGCTGCTGAAGAGGGAGACCCTTTGATGCAGCGCGCATTGCAGTTATGGCTGGAGGCCTATGGATCAGCGGCAGGCGACCTTGCCCTGCAAGAACTCTGCACAGGAGGCCTCTGGGTCGGTGGTGGCACCGCATCAAAACAATTAAAAGGACTGCGATCCGAAAACTTTCTCAACGCGATGCGCGACAAGGGACGCTTCCGCGAGCTGATTGAAGGGCTGCGGGTCACGGCCGTGATCGATCCAGATGCCGGACTGTTCAGTGCCGCCTGCCGCGCACAGATGCTGGCGGAGTCAGGTGGGACACTGGCCTGA
- the thrS gene encoding threonine--tRNA ligase, whose product MAGLVPEPVSSAAATTPAPSAPVVLPKTSESDQLLKIRHSMSHVMAMAVQQLFPKARVTIGPWTETGFYYDFDNPDPFTEADLKAIKKGMIKIINKKLPLERVEVSRGEAEAKIKAQNEPYKLEILEGLQEPITLYTLGEAWWDLCAGPHVDHTGQLNAKAFELESVAGAYWRGDETKAQLQRIYGTAWETPEQLAEHKRRKEEALRRDHRRIGKDLDLFSIEDEAGAGLVFWHPRGARMRLLIEEFWRQAHFEGGYELLYTPHVADISLWKTSGHLDFYAESMFGPMEVDEREYQLKPMNCPFHVLTYASKLRSYRELPIRWAELGTVYRYERPGVMHGLMRVRGFTQDDAHVFCLPEQISDEILKILDLTERILSTFDFSNYEINLSTRPDKSIGDDDVWDLATKGLIEALERKGWAYKIDEGGGAFYGPKIDLKIEDAIGRMWQCSTIQLDFNLPERFKLDYIAADGSKQRPIMIHRAIFGSLERFFGIMTENYAGDYPFWLAPEQVRLLPVTDEVKPYAEQLLDQLTKAGVRATVDRSGDRLGKLIRTGEQMKIPVLAVIGAKEAEQNAVSLRSRRDGDLGVTAVADLLRAAQTANNQRAAGLELN is encoded by the coding sequence ATGGCGGGCCTCGTACCTGAACCGGTGAGCAGCGCTGCAGCAACCACCCCAGCCCCCTCAGCACCAGTGGTTCTGCCCAAGACCAGCGAAAGCGATCAACTGCTCAAAATCCGCCACTCGATGAGCCACGTGATGGCCATGGCTGTGCAGCAGCTGTTTCCCAAGGCACGCGTCACCATCGGGCCTTGGACCGAAACCGGGTTTTATTACGACTTCGACAATCCCGATCCCTTCACAGAGGCTGATCTGAAGGCCATCAAGAAAGGGATGATCAAGATCATCAACAAGAAACTTCCCCTTGAACGGGTTGAGGTGAGCCGCGGCGAGGCCGAAGCAAAAATCAAGGCCCAGAACGAGCCCTACAAGCTGGAGATCCTCGAAGGCCTTCAGGAGCCCATCACCCTCTACACCTTGGGTGAGGCCTGGTGGGACCTGTGCGCAGGACCTCACGTGGACCACACGGGGCAGCTCAACGCCAAGGCCTTCGAGCTGGAAAGCGTGGCAGGCGCCTACTGGCGAGGCGATGAAACCAAAGCGCAGCTGCAGCGCATCTACGGCACAGCCTGGGAAACCCCCGAACAACTGGCGGAGCACAAACGCCGCAAGGAAGAAGCCCTGCGCAGGGATCACCGACGCATCGGCAAAGACCTCGACCTCTTCTCCATCGAGGATGAAGCCGGTGCCGGCCTCGTGTTCTGGCACCCCCGCGGCGCCCGCATGCGCCTGCTTATCGAGGAGTTCTGGCGTCAAGCCCACTTCGAAGGCGGATACGAGCTCCTCTACACACCTCACGTGGCCGACATCAGCCTCTGGAAGACATCAGGCCACCTCGACTTCTACGCCGAAAGCATGTTTGGGCCGATGGAGGTGGACGAACGGGAATACCAGCTCAAACCGATGAACTGCCCGTTCCACGTGCTCACCTATGCCAGCAAGCTGCGCAGCTATCGGGAACTGCCGATTCGCTGGGCCGAACTCGGGACCGTTTATCGCTACGAGCGACCGGGCGTGATGCACGGCCTGATGCGCGTGCGCGGCTTCACCCAGGACGATGCTCACGTGTTCTGCCTCCCGGAACAGATCAGCGACGAGATTCTGAAAATCCTCGATCTCACCGAGCGCATCCTCTCCACCTTCGATTTCAGCAACTACGAGATCAACCTCTCCACCCGACCGGACAAGTCGATCGGAGATGACGACGTCTGGGACCTCGCCACCAAGGGACTGATCGAGGCCCTGGAACGCAAGGGCTGGGCATACAAGATCGATGAAGGGGGCGGCGCCTTCTATGGCCCGAAGATCGATCTCAAAATCGAAGACGCCATCGGCCGGATGTGGCAGTGCTCGACCATCCAGCTGGATTTCAACCTGCCGGAACGCTTCAAGCTCGACTACATCGCCGCCGACGGCAGCAAGCAGCGTCCGATCATGATCCACCGCGCCATCTTCGGCTCGCTGGAGCGCTTCTTCGGGATCATGACCGAAAACTATGCCGGCGATTACCCGTTCTGGCTGGCCCCTGAACAGGTGCGACTGCTGCCGGTCACCGACGAAGTGAAGCCCTACGCCGAACAGCTGCTGGACCAGCTCACCAAGGCCGGGGTACGCGCCACAGTCGACCGCAGCGGCGACCGCCTCGGGAAGTTGATCCGCACCGGCGAACAGATGAAGATCCCTGTTCTGGCCGTCATCGGTGCGAAAGAAGCGGAGCAGAACGCTGTGAGCCTGCGCAGTCGCCGGGATGGTGATCTCGGGGTCACAGCAGTGGCCGACCTGCTCAGAGCTGCCCAGACGGCCAACAACCAACGCGCTGCAGGCCTGGAGCTGAATTGA
- the thrB gene encoding homoserine kinase, with protein MSQPRIGQKVVVDVPATTANLGPGFDCLGAALDLNNRFAMRRIEGGGERFELIIEGSEGSHLRGGPENLVYRAAQRVWKAAGLEPVALEARVRLAVPPARGLGSSATAIVAGLMGANALVGEPLSKEKLLELAIDIEGHPDNVVPSLLGGLCMTAKAASQRWRVVRCEWTPSVKAVVAIPSIRLSTSEARRAMPKAIPVGDAVVNLGALTLLLQGLRTGNGDLISDGMHDRLHEPYRWRLIKGGDQVKQAAMDAGAWGCAISGAGPSVLALCSEDKGPGVSRAMVKAWEAAGVASRAPVLNLQTSGSHWQPAEDE; from the coding sequence ATGTCGCAGCCGCGCATCGGTCAGAAAGTGGTCGTTGACGTCCCGGCAACCACCGCCAATCTCGGACCAGGCTTTGACTGCCTCGGTGCTGCCCTCGATCTGAACAACCGTTTCGCGATGCGTCGGATCGAAGGCGGTGGTGAACGGTTTGAGCTGATTATTGAGGGTTCGGAGGGCAGCCACCTCCGCGGTGGGCCAGAGAATCTCGTTTACAGAGCGGCGCAACGGGTATGGAAGGCGGCTGGGCTCGAACCCGTTGCGCTGGAAGCACGGGTTCGGCTTGCGGTGCCACCGGCACGGGGACTGGGCAGCAGTGCCACGGCGATTGTGGCCGGATTAATGGGGGCCAATGCCCTCGTTGGTGAACCCCTCTCCAAGGAGAAGCTGCTGGAACTGGCCATTGATATTGAAGGGCACCCCGACAACGTTGTGCCTTCTCTTCTGGGAGGGCTCTGCATGACCGCCAAGGCTGCATCCCAGCGCTGGCGAGTGGTTCGTTGCGAATGGACGCCGAGCGTGAAGGCCGTTGTTGCGATTCCATCGATTCGCCTCAGCACCAGCGAAGCCCGCCGCGCCATGCCCAAGGCCATCCCCGTTGGCGATGCAGTGGTGAACTTGGGTGCCCTGACGCTGCTGCTGCAGGGGCTCCGCACCGGCAATGGTGACCTGATCTCCGACGGCATGCATGATCGTCTGCACGAGCCCTACCGCTGGCGTCTGATCAAAGGCGGTGACCAGGTCAAACAGGCGGCGATGGACGCTGGAGCCTGGGGTTGCGCGATCAGCGGTGCAGGGCCGAGCGTCCTGGCGCTCTGCTCGGAAGACAAAGGCCCAGGCGTCAGCCGCGCCATGGTCAAAGCCTGGGAAGCGGCGGGAGTCGCCAGCCGTGCACCGGTACTGAATTTGCAGACCTCAGGCAGCCACTGGCAACCTGCGGAAGATGAGTAG
- a CDS encoding NAD(P)H-quinone oxidoreductase subunit 4 yields MDAGLAELAVSSSPFPWLSLIVLLPAAAALVLPLVPASEDKPSPAPRIITLIVLLVDLLLMMGVFATRFDPSAEGLQLVERVSWLPALGLEWSLGVDGLSAPLVVLSGLVTLLSVAASWSVERKPRLYFALMLVQASAQGLVFLSQDFLLFFLAWELELVPVYLLIAIWGGQNRQYAATKFILYTALASLLILISGLALALSGDSFTFNLTELAARSPGGSFGLLCYLGFLIGFGVKLPMFPLHTWLPDAHGEANAPVSMLLAGVLLKMGGYALLRFNVQMLPDAHYTLAPALVILGIVNIVYGALNAFAQDNVKRRIACSSVSHMGFVLVGIGAVDALGISGAMLQMVSHGLIAAAMFFVTGVFYERTKTLSIPNMGGLAKALPITFAFFLASSLASLALPGMSGFISEITVFLGITSQEAFTSLFRSITVLLAAIGLVLTPIYLLSMCRRVFFGPRIPALASVNDMRPRELIIGLSLLVPTLVIGIWPRVAMDLYEASTNALALQFIAS; encoded by the coding sequence ATGGACGCTGGGTTAGCAGAGCTTGCTGTCTCGAGCAGTCCATTCCCCTGGTTATCCCTGATTGTGTTGCTGCCGGCGGCAGCAGCCCTGGTGCTGCCACTGGTGCCAGCCAGCGAGGACAAGCCATCCCCGGCGCCCAGGATCATCACGCTCATCGTCCTTCTGGTCGATCTGCTGCTGATGATGGGGGTGTTTGCCACCCGCTTCGACCCCAGCGCTGAAGGCCTCCAGTTGGTGGAACGTGTGAGCTGGCTCCCGGCCCTCGGCCTGGAGTGGTCCCTTGGTGTGGATGGTCTTTCCGCGCCTTTGGTCGTTCTCAGCGGCCTGGTGACCTTGCTCTCAGTAGCCGCCAGCTGGTCGGTTGAGCGCAAACCAAGGCTGTACTTCGCCCTGATGCTGGTTCAGGCCTCTGCCCAGGGCCTGGTCTTTCTCTCCCAAGACTTCCTGCTCTTCTTCCTTGCCTGGGAATTGGAGCTGGTTCCCGTTTACCTGTTGATCGCTATTTGGGGCGGACAGAACCGCCAATACGCCGCGACCAAATTCATCCTTTACACAGCGCTTGCCTCCTTGCTGATCCTGATCAGTGGTTTAGCGCTGGCCCTTTCGGGCGATTCCTTTACGTTCAACCTCACTGAACTGGCCGCTCGCTCCCCCGGCGGCAGCTTTGGTCTGTTGTGTTACCTGGGCTTCCTGATCGGCTTCGGCGTCAAACTGCCGATGTTCCCTCTGCACACGTGGCTCCCGGATGCCCACGGTGAGGCGAATGCGCCGGTGTCGATGCTTCTGGCAGGTGTGCTCTTGAAAATGGGCGGATACGCGCTGCTCCGCTTCAACGTGCAGATGCTGCCGGATGCGCACTACACCCTCGCTCCTGCACTGGTGATCCTCGGGATCGTGAACATCGTCTACGGCGCCCTCAACGCCTTTGCCCAAGACAACGTGAAGCGCAGGATCGCTTGCAGCTCAGTCAGTCACATGGGATTTGTCCTTGTCGGGATCGGTGCCGTGGATGCACTGGGGATCAGCGGCGCGATGCTGCAAATGGTCAGCCACGGCCTGATCGCCGCCGCGATGTTCTTCGTGACAGGGGTGTTTTACGAGCGAACAAAAACTCTCTCAATTCCAAACATGGGCGGGTTGGCGAAAGCGTTGCCCATCACCTTCGCCTTCTTCCTGGCCAGCTCCCTGGCATCGCTGGCGCTGCCAGGTATGAGCGGCTTTATCAGTGAAATCACCGTGTTCCTTGGCATCACCAGCCAGGAAGCCTTCACCTCACTGTTCCGATCGATCACCGTGCTTCTGGCCGCCATCGGTCTTGTACTCACACCGATCTATCTGCTCTCCATGTGCAGGAGAGTGTTCTTTGGCCCAAGGATTCCTGCACTTGCCAGCGTGAATGACATGAGGCCTAGGGAATTGATCATTGGCCTCAGCCTGCTGGTACCAACCCTGGTGATCGGAATCTGGCCTCGCGTCGCAATGGATCTCTACGAGGCCTCCACCAATGCCCTCGCCCTGCAGTTCATCGCCAGCTGA